A genome region from candidate division KSB1 bacterium includes the following:
- a CDS encoding transketolase: MEFLSMTDQELKEKSILYRKKILTYIKKAKAGHTGGSLSCVDILNVLYNRILHVTPQNFSDSNKNYYIQSKGHSVEALYVVLADQGFFPESDLKTLCRHGSHYVGHPTRKVNGIEHNTGALGHGLSFCVGVALAEKMNGGSHKVFTLLGDGEMAEGSSWEALLTAAHYKLDNLVAILDYNKLQITGWTKDVCATDPLEKKFTAFGMSVQHVDGHDIEALTKVLNSVPFEKEKPGLIIAHTIKGKGVSFIENNHTWHHHVPSDAEFEQAMRELDQAQAKIIDN, translated from the coding sequence ATGGAGTTTTTGTCGATGACAGATCAGGAATTGAAAGAAAAATCAATATTATATAGAAAAAAAATATTGACCTATATTAAAAAAGCCAAAGCGGGTCATACAGGCGGCAGTCTCTCCTGCGTTGATATTCTTAATGTGCTTTATAACCGAATACTGCATGTGACGCCGCAAAATTTCTCAGATTCCAACAAAAATTACTATATCCAAAGCAAAGGGCATTCTGTTGAAGCACTTTATGTGGTTCTGGCGGATCAAGGTTTTTTTCCGGAATCGGATTTAAAAACACTTTGTCGTCACGGTTCACACTATGTTGGGCATCCGACCCGTAAAGTGAACGGCATTGAGCATAATACAGGCGCTTTGGGACATGGTCTGTCCTTCTGCGTGGGAGTTGCTTTGGCAGAGAAAATGAACGGGGGGAGCCACAAAGTTTTTACATTGCTCGGCGATGGAGAAATGGCCGAAGGCTCTAGTTGGGAAGCGCTGCTTACAGCGGCTCATTATAAATTGGATAATCTTGTTGCAATTCTTGATTATAACAAACTTCAAATTACCGGATGGACCAAAGATGTGTGCGCGACCGATCCTCTGGAAAAAAAGTTTACCGCTTTTGGTATGAGTGTACAGCATGTGGATGGACATGATATCGAAGCCCTGACCAAAGTCCTGAACAGCGTTCCCTTTGAAAAAGAAAAACCCGGCCTGATTATAGCCCATACAATTAAAGGCAAAGGTGTCAGCTTTATAGAAAATAATCATACATGGCATCATCATGTACCATCGGATGCGGAATTTGAACAAGCTATGCGGGAGCTGGATCAAGCGCAAGCAAAAATAATTGACAATTAA
- a CDS encoding DUF1593 domain-containing protein gives MAFSHSVDAQPVQENRVIVLTDIEADPDDTQSLVRLLLYSNQIDIKGLIATTSCWLRDRVNPESIKKVIHAYGKIQPNLTKHQAGFPDESALLSLVKQGLPQYGMTGVGDGKDSEGSEWITRELEKEDDRPLWISVWGGVNTLAQALYKIKETKTEAEAVKLIEKLRVYTISDQDDSGIRIRNNFPDLFYIVTPGDHYASATWTGINTYVQGIKNDEISNSWISRNIQQNHGPLGAEYPDVAWGMEGDTPAYLSLIPNGLHDPEHPEWGGWGGRYELYKPDFDQTKKGGSIVTIAPETREIWTNAFDKYTPYVHREYGRAVGRDTLTFTGFKETLWRWRDDFQNDFAARMDWCIKPYQEANHPPVPVLGHPEQITVKSGEGFDLDAFDSYDPDGDNLSFLWFHYPEAGSYKKSIHVDGAENVHHAYVIAPEVDEKETAHFILKVTDKGKPQLSRYKRIIVHIIPD, from the coding sequence ATGGCTTTTTCTCATTCTGTTGACGCTCAACCTGTCCAGGAGAACAGAGTCATTGTATTGACCGATATTGAAGCGGACCCCGACGACACGCAATCTCTGGTTCGGTTATTATTGTATTCCAATCAAATCGATATCAAGGGGTTGATCGCAACAACCTCCTGCTGGCTTCGAGATAGGGTTAACCCGGAATCAATCAAAAAAGTGATTCATGCCTATGGTAAAATACAGCCTAACCTGACGAAACATCAGGCCGGTTTTCCTGATGAAAGCGCACTCTTGTCTCTGGTAAAGCAAGGCTTGCCTCAATATGGGATGACCGGGGTCGGTGATGGAAAAGATTCGGAAGGTTCGGAATGGATTACTCGGGAATTAGAAAAAGAGGATGATCGTCCCCTGTGGATATCTGTCTGGGGAGGTGTGAACACCCTGGCCCAGGCTTTGTACAAAATTAAAGAAACAAAAACAGAGGCGGAAGCCGTAAAATTAATTGAAAAACTCAGGGTTTACACGATATCTGATCAGGATGACAGCGGTATTCGGATCCGGAATAACTTTCCTGATTTGTTTTACATCGTGACGCCGGGCGATCATTACGCCAGCGCCACATGGACTGGCATTAACACCTATGTACAGGGTATCAAAAATGACGAGATCAGCAACTCCTGGATATCCCGAAATATTCAGCAAAATCATGGGCCTCTCGGGGCTGAATATCCTGATGTTGCCTGGGGCATGGAGGGGGATACACCGGCGTATTTGTCATTAATACCGAATGGCCTGCATGATCCGGAACATCCTGAATGGGGCGGCTGGGGCGGTCGTTACGAATTGTATAAACCGGATTTTGACCAAACAAAAAAAGGAGGGTCAATTGTTACCATCGCTCCGGAAACAAGAGAAATATGGACCAACGCATTTGACAAGTATACCCCGTATGTTCACAGAGAATATGGCCGGGCGGTCGGAAGAGATACACTGACTTTTACCGGTTTTAAAGAAACTTTATGGCGCTGGAGAGATGATTTTCAGAATGATTTCGCCGCCCGAATGGATTGGTGTATAAAACCGTATCAGGAGGCCAATCATCCCCCTGTTCCTGTATTAGGGCACCCGGAACAGATCACTGTAAAATCAGGAGAGGGCTTTGATCTGGATGCTTTTGATTCTTACGATCCTGACGGCGATAATCTCAGCTTTCTGTGGTTTCACTATCCAGAGGCAGGTTCTTACAAAAAATCGATTCATGTTGACGGAGCGGAGAATGTACATCACGCTTACGTGATCGCTCCTGAAGTTGATGAGAAGGAAACTGCTCATTTTATTCTCAAAGTGACAGACAAGGGCAAACCGCAATTGTCGAGATATAAAAGAATAATCGTGCATATCATACCTGATTAA
- a CDS encoding transketolase C-terminal domain-containing protein → MNHLELGKANLIVFSETLMKLAEKDKDIVVVTSDSRGSGKLTSFGKQFPDQIVEVGIAEQNLVGVAAGLAAAGKKVFAVSPACFLTARSFEQIKNDVCYSDHPVNLIGISAGVSYGSLGSTHHSLHDIAALRAVNNITIVAPADNFETCKSIKLAAETNCPVYIRFGKKAIEHVNQQNAVFEFGRATILRDGNDLGFIATGETVVQALTAAQYLEQTGISCRVVSMHTIKPLDNKVVIQTARKCKAIITVEEHMVYGGLGEACASLIMQEGISIPFKIVGIPDEYTATGNQLEIFKYYGMNAEGLKHTALQLLADK, encoded by the coding sequence ATGAATCATTTGGAATTAGGTAAAGCGAATTTAATAGTTTTTTCTGAAACCTTGATGAAACTAGCTGAAAAAGACAAAGATATTGTGGTTGTGACCAGTGATTCGCGCGGTTCCGGTAAATTGACGTCATTCGGCAAGCAGTTCCCTGATCAAATTGTTGAAGTTGGCATTGCCGAACAAAATCTGGTTGGCGTTGCCGCCGGTCTGGCAGCAGCCGGCAAAAAAGTTTTTGCAGTTTCACCGGCTTGTTTTCTTACAGCACGTTCTTTTGAACAGATTAAAAATGACGTATGTTATTCAGACCATCCGGTTAATCTGATTGGAATCAGTGCAGGCGTCAGCTATGGCTCTCTTGGCTCCACGCATCATTCTTTACACGATATAGCTGCATTACGCGCAGTCAACAACATTACGATCGTTGCTCCTGCTGATAACTTTGAAACATGTAAATCGATCAAACTGGCAGCAGAAACAAACTGTCCGGTTTATATTCGTTTTGGTAAAAAAGCGATTGAACATGTAAACCAACAAAATGCGGTTTTCGAGTTTGGAAGAGCCACAATTCTCCGCGATGGAAATGACCTCGGGTTTATCGCTACGGGTGAGACTGTTGTTCAAGCTCTGACAGCTGCTCAATATTTGGAGCAAACGGGTATTTCATGCCGGGTTGTCAGTATGCATACAATTAAACCTTTGGATAACAAAGTGGTCATACAAACAGCCCGGAAATGTAAAGCCATAATTACTGTGGAGGAGCATATGGTGTATGGCGGTTTGGGGGAAGCATGCGCCAGTCTAATCATGCAGGAAGGGATATCCATCCCTTTTAAAATTGTTGGTATTCCGGATGAATACACAGCTACAGGCAATCAATTGGAGATATTTAAATATTACGGAATGAATGCCGAAGGATTGAAACATACGGCGTTGCAGTTGCTTGCGGATAAATGA
- a CDS encoding ferritin family protein, giving the protein MKTNTLDILKQTNTLDILKQAILLEKRGKSFYQTVAEKTESEAVKVFFEMMADEEGSHIKILSEQFKSFKNTGQSAPYQAGGQAQPGGGVQGIDPEYQKPDFCGRIRVRCHFCGYEYGTKINRLVCSAC; this is encoded by the coding sequence ATGAAAACCAATACACTGGATATACTGAAGCAAACCAATACACTGGATATACTGAAGCAGGCCATTCTTTTAGAAAAACGGGGGAAATCGTTTTACCAGACCGTCGCTGAAAAAACCGAGAGTGAAGCCGTCAAAGTGTTTTTTGAAATGATGGCGGACGAGGAAGGCAGTCATATCAAGATTTTATCCGAGCAGTTTAAATCATTTAAAAATACCGGTCAATCTGCGCCGTATCAGGCTGGAGGACAAGCCCAGCCAGGCGGCGGCGTCCAGGGTATTGACCCAGAATATCAAAAACCAGATTTCTGCGGCCGGATTCGAGTCCGCTGCCATTTCTGCGGCTATGAATATGGAACAAAAATCAATCGACTTGTATGCAGCGCGTGCTGA
- a CDS encoding GDSL-type esterase/lipase family protein, translating to MPVGNSITAGEHYGYPPVSERTGYRKALYKMLIDSGYHVDFVGSQRHGKLPKDDPNWYDWESESYPGWKIPDIAEKVKIALPEYKPDILLIHVGTNGYDWEQKPEQVMDMLDMINDFSADHDQPVTVFLCKIINRFKGEHGMTTRFNIKVADAVAARTGDEVEIVLVDMEGGAGLDYSDSPPDPNANPPYQGGDMWGETYPGVTFDKYHPNNKGNHRMAVAFFKELVKEFFKIDNTK from the coding sequence ATGCCTGTGGGTAATTCTATTACAGCCGGAGAGCACTATGGTTATCCGCCTGTTTCCGAACGGACCGGATACAGAAAAGCGCTCTACAAGATGCTGATCGACTCGGGATATCATGTTGATTTTGTGGGGTCGCAGAGACATGGCAAACTGCCGAAAGATGACCCAAACTGGTATGACTGGGAAAGTGAATCGTATCCCGGATGGAAAATCCCTGATATTGCGGAAAAGGTTAAAATCGCATTGCCGGAATACAAACCGGATATCCTGCTGATTCATGTCGGAACCAATGGATATGACTGGGAACAGAAACCGGAACAGGTTATGGATATGCTGGATATGATAAATGACTTTTCGGCGGATCATGATCAGCCCGTAACTGTATTTCTTTGCAAAATTATCAATCGGTTCAAAGGTGAACATGGAATGACAACACGATTCAATATAAAGGTTGCCGATGCTGTGGCCGCCAGAACCGGTGATGAAGTAGAGATTGTCCTGGTGGATATGGAGGGTGGAGCCGGTTTGGATTATTCTGATAGTCCACCTGATCCCAACGCAAATCCTCCCTATCAAGGCGGTGATATGTGGGGTGAAACCTATCCTGGAGTGACTTTTGACAAATATCATCCCAATAACAAAGGCAATCACAGGATGGCTGTAGCATTCTTTAAAGAACTCGTTAAAGAATTTTTCAAAATTGACAATACAAAATAA
- a CDS encoding glycoside hydrolase family 38 C-terminal domain-containing protein, which yields MGNHGGGPTRENIDHILKMDQIDAFPRVQMSSVQTMINRVNSAYPNLPVWNDELYLECHRGTLTTQAQTKRNNRKCKIAIESAEKIAVVAGIDYPVDELREAWRLTLFNQFHDILPGSSICEVYEDADMQYRNVHKLTHRIRTRGLDALLNEIDHASAGIPVLVFNPLNWSRNDSVRVRVPSVFRKGMGLFDAQDREIRYTISEGDILFSGIDIPAIGYRTLYLKQRQTGADINADFRITLASLENRYLKIEVNPKNGNIAAIYDKRHNRDVLQTGQEGNLLQAFEDRPTDWDAWNIGYTGKEWKIEQVKEIFVLEDSAERIALRVIRPFNQSRFIQDLVLYPDIPRLDIEDIIDWHEEHVLVKAAFPVNVRSEVAAYEIPFGHINRRTVAADSYDAAKFEVSGHKWIDLSESDHSFGVSLLNDCKYGFDVKANLMRMTLLRSPKWPADNADMGRHRVIYSVFPHTGDWRSGGTCRQACELNTPFLTRVGCLNSSAGHRPDTDSFLSCDKSNIIMSAVKKAEEGSGMIVRLYETDGIQTSVQLKVHGPIDSAFETNLLENIIGDIVIRGSYLLFEIGPYEIKTLVVKVKSENIKV from the coding sequence ATGGGCAATCACGGCGGCGGTCCCACTCGTGAAAACATTGATCATATTCTCAAAATGGATCAAATTGACGCCTTTCCGCGCGTGCAAATGAGTTCGGTGCAGACCATGATCAATCGCGTGAACTCTGCTTATCCGAATTTGCCGGTCTGGAACGATGAACTGTATCTTGAATGTCACCGCGGCACCCTGACCACTCAGGCGCAAACAAAACGCAATAACAGAAAATGTAAAATTGCAATTGAATCAGCTGAAAAAATTGCTGTCGTAGCAGGAATCGACTATCCGGTCGACGAGCTGCGGGAAGCCTGGCGTTTAACGCTGTTCAATCAGTTTCACGACATTTTGCCGGGCAGCAGCATTTGTGAGGTCTATGAGGATGCTGATATGCAGTACCGTAATGTGCATAAACTGACCCATCGCATCAGAACCCGCGGTCTGGACGCACTTTTGAACGAGATTGATCATGCGTCAGCGGGTATACCGGTTCTGGTGTTCAATCCTCTTAATTGGTCCCGCAATGATTCTGTCCGGGTTCGGGTGCCGTCGGTATTTCGCAAAGGAATGGGTTTGTTTGACGCGCAGGACCGCGAGATACGCTATACCATCAGTGAGGGGGATATTCTGTTCAGCGGCATTGATATACCAGCGATCGGATATCGGACTTTATATCTAAAACAGCGACAAACCGGTGCGGATATAAATGCTGATTTCAGGATCACTTTGGCATCTCTGGAAAACCGGTATCTCAAGATCGAGGTGAATCCAAAGAACGGCAATATTGCCGCCATTTACGACAAACGGCATAACCGGGACGTTCTGCAAACCGGTCAGGAAGGCAATCTGCTGCAGGCCTTTGAAGACCGGCCGACGGATTGGGATGCATGGAATATCGGTTATACGGGAAAAGAATGGAAAATCGAACAGGTAAAAGAGATTTTTGTCCTTGAAGACTCTGCGGAACGCATTGCATTGCGTGTGATCCGGCCCTTTAATCAGTCCCGGTTTATCCAGGATCTTGTGCTCTATCCCGATATTCCGCGGCTGGATATTGAGGACATAATCGACTGGCATGAGGAGCATGTCCTTGTCAAAGCGGCCTTTCCGGTCAATGTCCGCAGCGAAGTTGCCGCCTATGAGATTCCGTTCGGCCATATCAATCGGCGCACGGTTGCCGCTGATTCTTATGATGCCGCCAAGTTTGAGGTCAGCGGTCACAAATGGATTGATTTGAGCGAATCAGATCACTCTTTCGGCGTGAGTCTCCTGAATGACTGCAAGTACGGATTTGATGTCAAAGCTAACCTGATGCGGATGACATTGTTGAGATCTCCGAAATGGCCGGCGGATAATGCTGATATGGGCCGGCATCGAGTGATTTATTCTGTTTTTCCGCATACGGGGGACTGGCGCAGCGGCGGTACCTGCAGGCAGGCCTGTGAACTGAATACTCCGTTTTTGACACGGGTGGGGTGTTTGAATTCATCCGCTGGCCACCGGCCGGATACAGACAGTTTTCTTTCCTGCGACAAATCCAATATCATCATGTCGGCTGTGAAAAAAGCAGAAGAGGGATCCGGCATGATTGTGCGTCTTTACGAAACGGACGGTATACAGACCTCTGTGCAGTTAAAAGTTCACGGACCAATTGACTCTGCGTTTGAAACCAATTTGCTCGAAAATATTATCGGAGATATTGTGATCCGAGGCAGTTATCTGCTATTTGAAATAGGACCCTATGAGATCAAGACACTGGTGGTGAAAGTCAAGTCGGAAAATATCAAGGTCTGA